A stretch of Nitrospirota bacterium DNA encodes these proteins:
- a CDS encoding glycosyl hydrolase: MSFTVQKLKKRLEEIKALGYVKTHRAHDTGVGKTLEDLLGIKENNIRLPDIGEVEIKAKRIDSNSMLTLATKAPKPRRVNRLIFEHYKYLDKEGSSNLHSTVYGSRYNSQGFRVRVKENKLFLENRPHNIEAYWDENIFSDVLFSKSNYILLVFAQTKGERKTINEHFHYTEAYLLRDMNADKFYASIANDFLKVDIRIGVYRSGKNKGKYHDHGTGFRMSKQNFLQLYDSYEKIL, encoded by the coding sequence TTGTCATTCACTGTACAAAAACTCAAAAAGAGGCTTGAAGAAATAAAAGCCTTAGGGTATGTAAAAACCCACAGGGCACATGATACAGGAGTTGGTAAAACTTTAGAAGACCTTTTGGGCATAAAGGAGAATAATATCCGTTTGCCTGATATTGGGGAAGTCGAAATTAAGGCTAAGCGTATCGATTCAAATAGTATGCTGACATTGGCCACTAAAGCTCCTAAACCCCGCCGGGTAAATCGTTTAATATTTGAGCACTACAAATACTTAGATAAGGAAGGTTCTTCTAATCTTCATTCAACGGTATACGGTTCCAGATATAATTCCCAAGGATTTAGAGTTCGGGTTAAAGAGAATAAATTGTTTTTAGAAAACAGACCACATAATATAGAAGCCTACTGGGATGAAAATATATTTAGTGATGTCTTATTCTCTAAGTCAAATTATATCCTTTTGGTTTTCGCTCAGACAAAAGGAGAAAGAAAAACTATAAATGAGCATTTTCATTATACAGAGGCATATCTATTGCGAGACATGAACGCTGATAAATTTTATGCATCTATTGCAAATGATTTTCTAAAAGTTGACATCAGAATCGGTGTTTATAGAAGCGGTAAAAATAAAGGGAAATATCACGACCATGGCACAGGATTCAGAATGAGTAAGCAGAATTTTCTACAGTTATACGATTCCTATGAAAAAATCCTATAG
- a CDS encoding excisionase family DNA-binding protein produces MDKNIEMINTKQAAQLIGVSTKTIYRMEEKGLIQSIRTPGGQRRFNKKDLLAYLKASVAFIAPQNPSRYRNSLPPTHLSIKEQAAEFSLFPLQELELSANISRLQELISSKNVKSHKQYYDAETDVFKWINEWDFKTYQTKTYTHGFHTYPAMFIPQIARKLIHTFSSEGELVCDIFCGSGTTLVESSLLNRNSIGIELNPLAALIAKAKTTPIDPQTLTNRLKSILSDYKSIRNIAPPIFTNIDFWFCKSVIENLTRLKHAIWNISEENVRNFFSVCFSEVARIVSFTRHGEFKLYRDKKKLDKSFSPNVIGEFIKISENNILGMKEYLNDVSPNISAKIILGDSTKDNGIPASAVDFIITSPPYGDSRTTVAYGQFSRLPAQWLEILPPYIKDIDKELLGGKNNVDIKDPIHGLSETLRLSIKIISERDKERAKDVLSFYIDLYKALMQAHKILKPQKYSCLIVGNRTVKELQLKTDEIICELAEKIGFISQGILYRNIPNKRMPLKNSPTNEPGKTCSTMLKESIVLLKKI; encoded by the coding sequence ATGGACAAGAATATTGAAATGATCAACACAAAACAAGCTGCTCAACTAATTGGGGTAAGCACAAAAACAATTTATAGGATGGAAGAAAAAGGTCTTATTCAATCTATTAGGACGCCTGGAGGACAACGCAGATTTAATAAAAAAGATCTCCTTGCATATTTAAAAGCAAGCGTAGCATTTATTGCGCCTCAAAACCCCAGCAGGTACAGAAACAGTTTACCGCCTACTCATCTATCTATTAAAGAACAGGCCGCTGAATTCTCTCTTTTTCCATTACAAGAACTTGAGCTATCAGCAAATATTTCACGGCTGCAAGAATTAATTTCCTCCAAAAATGTAAAAAGCCATAAACAATACTATGACGCAGAAACCGATGTCTTTAAATGGATAAATGAATGGGATTTCAAAACATATCAAACGAAAACTTATACCCACGGTTTTCATACTTACCCTGCAATGTTTATCCCTCAGATTGCACGGAAACTGATTCATACATTTTCATCTGAAGGCGAATTGGTTTGTGACATCTTTTGCGGCTCAGGAACCACTCTCGTTGAAAGCAGTCTGCTCAATAGAAATTCTATTGGTATAGAGCTTAATCCTTTAGCTGCTTTGATAGCCAAAGCAAAAACAACACCGATTGACCCGCAAACTCTAACGAATAGACTTAAATCAATCTTATCTGACTATAAATCCATAAGAAATATTGCACCACCTATTTTCACAAACATAGACTTCTGGTTTTGTAAATCGGTCATTGAAAACTTGACAAGGCTTAAACATGCGATATGGAATATTTCCGAAGAAAATGTAAGAAATTTCTTTTCCGTATGTTTTAGCGAGGTTGCCCGTATTGTTTCTTTTACAAGACATGGTGAATTCAAGCTCTATAGGGATAAAAAGAAATTAGATAAATCTTTTTCTCCTAATGTAATTGGCGAATTCATCAAAATATCTGAAAACAATATCCTTGGCATGAAGGAATATCTTAATGATGTGAGCCCTAATATAAGTGCAAAGATTATACTTGGCGATTCAACAAAAGATAACGGCATACCAGCAAGTGCGGTAGATTTCATTATTACCTCGCCTCCTTATGGTGACAGCAGAACTACTGTAGCATATGGTCAATTTTCAAGACTACCCGCACAGTGGTTAGAAATATTACCTCCATACATAAAGGATATAGATAAGGAATTGCTCGGTGGCAAAAACAATGTTGATATTAAAGACCCGATACATGGTTTATCTGAGACTTTAAGGTTGAGCATAAAAATTATTTCTGAAAGAGATAAAGAACGGGCTAAGGATGTTTTGAGCTTTTATATTGATTTGTATAAAGCTCTTATGCAAGCACATAAAATCCTTAAGCCCCAAAAATATTCCTGTCTTATCGTTGGAAATCGGACTGTTAAGGAATTGCAATTAAAAACTGATGAAATAATCTGTGAGCTTGCAGAAAAAATAGGGTTTATTTCTCAGGGGATATTATATCGAAATATTCCCAACAAACGAATGCCGCTTAAAAACAGTCCGACTAATGAGCCCGGTAAAACTTGTTCTACTATGCTGAAAGAAAGTATAGTTTTACTTAAGAAGATTTAG
- the selB gene encoding selenocysteine-specific translation elongation factor, which translates to MHYVILGTAGHIDHGKSALVKALTGIDPDRLKEEKERGITIDLGFADLQYPEHSLTVGIVDVPGHERLVRNMLAGAGGIDMVLLVIAADEGIMPQTKEHLYICDLLNIKAGIIAITKTDLVQPEWLQLVKDEVRDFVKGTFLESSEILPVSSKTGYNLNLLKEKIKESALKVKPKPTKGLFRLPIDRVFTLKGFGTVVTGTALSGSISIEDTVELLPSCLNSKARGIQSHGKPVKTAYAGQRVAINLQGIDKTELKRGDTLVEPNRFIPTTLIDVSLELLKDAPLVKNRALFHFHTGTSETIARCILYGREELSSGQSCYCQMRLDDPVVVQSGDRYILRRSSPQITIGGGEILDTSPLKRKKKEGIEDLRVFEHGSLHEKIALKIKKAGGGGMKKTAIEGWIKAEIPSISDSISSLKEQGRLIRFEDILMHKDAFNSYKTSLIKRLTDFHKSNPLKQGMPKEEVRAFLRLDIKIFNISISLIDEIQAEKDSISLKGFSIEVSPEDKKIVLDALDKGQFLPPFKADLASMLSVDEKKVGDILKHLERQGVIVRINDSLYLSQSSYQKMIDLLKKFFREKPEMTVAEFRDLLGTTRKYAVPFLEYLDSNKITLRVGDIRKSLLK; encoded by the coding sequence ATGCATTATGTAATCTTAGGCACAGCAGGGCATATAGACCATGGAAAAAGTGCCCTTGTCAAGGCACTCACTGGAATAGACCCTGACAGACTCAAAGAGGAAAAAGAGCGTGGCATAACCATAGACTTAGGGTTTGCAGACCTCCAATACCCGGAACATAGCCTCACAGTTGGCATCGTCGATGTTCCCGGGCATGAAAGGCTTGTAAGGAATATGCTTGCAGGTGCAGGCGGTATTGACATGGTTTTGCTTGTCATAGCGGCTGACGAAGGAATCATGCCTCAGACAAAAGAGCATCTTTACATCTGCGACCTCCTTAATATCAAGGCAGGTATTATTGCCATTACGAAGACAGACCTCGTTCAGCCTGAATGGCTGCAACTCGTCAAAGACGAGGTAAGAGATTTTGTAAAGGGCACATTTCTTGAATCCTCAGAGATTCTGCCTGTGTCTTCAAAAACAGGATATAACCTGAATCTTCTTAAGGAAAAGATAAAGGAATCCGCTCTTAAGGTTAAGCCTAAACCAACCAAGGGGCTTTTCAGACTGCCCATAGACAGGGTGTTTACGCTTAAAGGCTTTGGCACAGTTGTTACAGGCACAGCTCTTTCAGGCAGTATATCCATCGAGGATACTGTTGAGCTCCTGCCAAGCTGTCTAAACTCCAAGGCAAGAGGCATTCAAAGTCACGGAAAGCCTGTTAAGACTGCCTATGCAGGTCAGAGGGTAGCAATCAATCTTCAAGGCATAGACAAGACAGAGCTTAAAAGAGGAGATACCCTCGTAGAGCCAAATAGGTTTATTCCAACCACTCTTATAGATGTTAGTCTTGAACTTCTTAAGGATGCACCTTTAGTCAAAAACAGGGCACTTTTTCACTTCCACACAGGCACATCAGAGACTATTGCCCGATGTATTTTATACGGCAGGGAAGAACTGTCTTCAGGACAATCCTGCTACTGCCAGATGAGGCTCGATGACCCTGTAGTCGTTCAGTCAGGAGATAGATATATCTTAAGGAGATCTTCTCCTCAAATAACAATCGGTGGTGGCGAGATTTTAGATACATCTCCTTTGAAACGGAAAAAAAAGGAAGGCATAGAAGACCTCAGGGTTTTCGAACATGGCAGTCTTCACGAAAAAATAGCTCTGAAGATTAAAAAGGCAGGTGGAGGAGGCATGAAAAAAACAGCTATTGAAGGCTGGATAAAAGCAGAGATTCCCTCTATAAGCGACTCCATCTCTTCCCTTAAGGAACAAGGACGACTCATTCGGTTCGAAGACATCTTGATGCATAAGGATGCATTTAATTCTTATAAGACCTCTCTTATCAAAAGGCTTACCGATTTTCATAAAAGCAATCCGCTCAAACAGGGAATGCCAAAAGAAGAGGTAAGGGCATTCCTCAGGCTTGACATAAAGATATTCAACATATCTATCTCGCTCATCGATGAGATTCAGGCTGAAAAAGACTCCATAAGTCTCAAGGGCTTTAGTATCGAGGTCTCTCCTGAAGATAAAAAGATTGTCCTCGATGCCCTCGATAAAGGACAATTCCTGCCTCCTTTTAAGGCAGACCTTGCATCCATGCTTTCAGTGGATGAAAAAAAGGTAGGCGACATACTAAAACACCTTGAAAGACAAGGAGTTATAGTTCGGATAAACGATAGCCTTTATCTCAGCCAATCTTCGTATCAAAAGATGATTGACCTCCTCAAAAAGTTCTTTAGAGAAAAACCCGAAATGACAGTGGCTGAATTCAGAGACCTTCTGGGGACAACGAGGAAATACGCAGTGCCCTTCCTCGAATACCTCGATTCCAATAAGATAACTCTGAGGGTAGGCGATATAAGAAAATCCCTTCTTAAATAA
- a CDS encoding MarR family transcriptional regulator, whose protein sequence is MKVKRIKIGIKDLKTVLDDFVKTGEAIERGEKVKKETGLYFTSFEAFRKALTPKRLELLHIIKTNKPSSINELAKMAKRDIKNVAEDVKYLEQVGLIEKKETDKKTTAVISYDRIALEIAV, encoded by the coding sequence GTGAAGGTAAAGAGGATTAAAATAGGTATTAAGGATTTAAAGACTGTCCTTGATGATTTTGTAAAGACAGGAGAAGCCATTGAACGAGGGGAAAAGGTTAAAAAAGAGACAGGGCTTTACTTTACCAGTTTTGAGGCTTTTAGAAAGGCATTAACACCTAAAAGGCTCGAACTACTGCATATCATCAAGACAAACAAACCATCTTCAATTAATGAGCTTGCGAAGATGGCTAAGAGGGATATAAAAAATGTAGCAGAGGATGTTAAATATTTAGAACAAGTGGGGCTGATAGAAAAAAAAGAGACGGACAAAAAAACAACAGCAGTTATTAGTTATGACCGTATAGCTTTAGAGATAGCAGTATAA
- a CDS encoding acetylornithine transaminase, which yields MDTKRAIEDASTYLMNTYNRYPILLRKGRGMKVWSADGNEYLDFVGGIAVNVLGHCHPKVVVAIQKQAQRLLHVSNFYHIEPQIELAKLLVEHSFADKVFFCNSGAEANEAGIKLARKYAKEALGPDKFEFISAQNSFHGRTLATLSAGGQEKFQKGFEPMMPGFRHVPFNDISQIEKAITPKTCGVLLEPIQGEGGVNVPHPEYLSQVRQLCNERKLLFILDEVQTGMGRTGKLFAYEHYGITPDIMTLAKGLGGGVPIGAMLASKEVSGAFKPALHGTTFGGNPLVCAAGITVLNTILEDGFILEQCVRMGEYLIEKLNSLKKDFPSIVVDVRGKGLLVGMEITKEGGPIVNTCMQRGVLINFTAGNILRFMPPLIVQKKDIDQLANVLEEVFHSLQRE from the coding sequence ATGGACACAAAAAGGGCAATAGAGGATGCAAGCACTTATTTAATGAACACCTATAACAGGTACCCTATCCTTCTAAGGAAAGGCAGGGGTATGAAGGTGTGGTCTGCGGATGGAAATGAGTATCTGGATTTTGTAGGAGGAATCGCAGTAAATGTGCTTGGGCACTGTCATCCAAAAGTAGTTGTTGCAATACAGAAGCAGGCTCAGAGGCTTTTACATGTATCGAATTTTTATCACATCGAGCCACAGATTGAGCTTGCAAAGCTCCTTGTCGAGCATTCATTTGCAGACAAGGTGTTTTTTTGTAACTCAGGAGCAGAGGCAAACGAGGCAGGAATAAAGCTTGCCCGAAAGTATGCAAAGGAGGCGCTCGGGCCCGATAAATTCGAGTTCATCTCTGCACAGAATTCCTTTCATGGAAGGACACTGGCAACGCTTTCAGCAGGAGGTCAGGAGAAATTCCAGAAAGGCTTTGAGCCCATGATGCCTGGCTTCAGGCATGTCCCTTTCAATGACATCTCTCAGATTGAGAAAGCCATTACACCAAAGACCTGTGGAGTTTTGCTTGAGCCAATACAGGGCGAAGGAGGGGTAAATGTGCCTCACCCCGAGTATTTGAGTCAGGTGCGACAGCTCTGCAACGAGAGAAAATTACTTTTTATCCTCGATGAAGTCCAGACAGGCATGGGAAGGACAGGTAAACTCTTTGCATACGAGCACTATGGCATAACCCCTGACATCATGACACTTGCAAAGGGTCTTGGAGGTGGGGTTCCTATTGGCGCTATGCTGGCATCCAAAGAGGTCTCAGGTGCATTTAAGCCTGCTCTGCACGGAACAACATTTGGAGGAAACCCCCTTGTATGTGCCGCAGGTATTACAGTATTAAACACAATACTTGAGGATGGCTTTATACTTGAGCAGTGCGTAAGAATGGGCGAGTATCTCATCGAAAAGCTCAATTCGCTCAAAAAGGACTTTCCAAGCATTGTGGTGGATGTCAGGGGTAAGGGGCTTTTGGTAGGAATGGAAATCACAAAGGAGGGAGGTCCCATTGTAAATACATGCATGCAAAGAGGTGTTTTGATTAACTTCACGGCTGGGAATATCCTCAGGTTTATGCCTCCACTTATAGTGCAGAAAAAAGACATCGACCAGTTAGCAAATGTGCTCGAGGAGGTTTTTCATAGCCTTCAGCGCGAATAA
- the argF gene encoding ornithine carbamoyltransferase: MAKRDFLTIWDLSTEEIQALINRAMELKAGRDRNKCPLIGKSIGLMFEKTSTRTRVSFEVGIYQLGGNAIYLDSKDIQIGRGETIRDTAKSLSRYLDALVIRTFEHQRLVEFKEHSDVPVINALTNLHHPCQALADLMTIFEKKGKLRGIKLAYVGDGNNVSNSLIEASSKTGINLVIACPEGYEPDPDVLERGRETAKSEIIVLRDPKEAAGRADVLYTDVWVSMGEEAHAQEKIRRLRDYQINPMLLSCARKDVIVMHCLPAHRGEEITDEIIDGPQSVVFDQAENRLHTEKALLEVLLR; this comes from the coding sequence ATGGCTAAAAGGGATTTTTTAACCATATGGGATTTATCCACTGAAGAGATACAGGCTCTTATAAACCGCGCTATGGAGCTAAAAGCAGGCAGGGACAGAAACAAATGCCCTCTTATTGGAAAAAGTATCGGGCTTATGTTCGAAAAGACCTCCACACGGACGAGGGTCTCCTTTGAGGTCGGTATCTACCAGCTTGGCGGCAATGCCATCTATTTGGATTCAAAAGACATACAGATTGGAAGAGGAGAAACTATAAGGGACACTGCAAAATCCCTTTCGAGATACCTCGATGCCCTCGTCATAAGGACATTCGAGCATCAGAGGCTTGTAGAGTTCAAAGAGCACTCAGATGTGCCAGTTATAAATGCCCTTACGAACCTACATCATCCCTGTCAGGCACTTGCAGACCTTATGACGATATTCGAGAAAAAAGGCAAACTAAGGGGCATTAAGTTAGCTTATGTAGGAGATGGAAACAATGTTTCCAATTCCCTTATAGAGGCATCTTCTAAAACAGGGATTAATCTGGTTATAGCCTGTCCAGAGGGTTACGAGCCTGACCCCGATGTGCTCGAAAGAGGAAGAGAAACTGCAAAAAGCGAGATAATCGTTCTGAGGGACCCTAAAGAGGCAGCAGGCAGGGCAGATGTGCTTTACACAGATGTCTGGGTTAGTATGGGCGAGGAGGCTCATGCTCAGGAGAAAATCAGAAGGCTCAGGGACTACCAGATAAACCCAATGCTTTTGTCCTGCGCCAGAAAAGATGTCATTGTCATGCACTGCCTTCCTGCACATAGGGGTGAGGAGATAACGGATGAGATAATCGATGGCCCTCAAAGCGTTGTCTTTGACCAGGCTGAAAACAGACTGCATACCGAGAAGGCACTGCTTGAAGTCTTGTTGAGGTAA